AAAACAGGACTATCAATACAGTATCAATAATAAAAACAATTTTCGTTTTGGCTGGTCTGTCATTTATCACATCATCCGCCCGGGTGAAATCACCAGTAATGCTACTTCCAGCATCAATGATAAAATTCAGGATAAACGATACTCTTGTGAAAATGCAGTTTACGCCAGCAATGTATTTAAGCCTCATAAAAACTTAAATATTACTATAGGATCAAGGTTCAGTGCTTTCAGCGTTCTTGGTGGTGGGAACTTTTTCAACATTGATGAGAATGGTGCAATTACTGATACACTTACCTATGCAAGAGATGAAGCTGTAAAAAAGTACTACAACCTGGAGCCAAGAGTTTCAATTGGCTATTTGTTAAGTCCATCTCATTCTATTAAAGCTGCTTATACCCGGAATGCACAGTATATGCATCAAATTACCAATTCTAACGGTACAAATCCGTTGGATAAGTGGGCAAGCACCAGCAATATTATTAAGCCTCAGATTAGTAATCAATATAGTTTGGGTTATTACTCTAATGTCTTCAATCGCCGCTATGAGTTTACTGCTGAGGTATATTATAAGGATATGGAAAACATCCTTGATTACCGAAATGGTGCAGATTTATTTCTTAACGAAACAGTAGAAACGCAGTTGCTTTTTGGCAAGGGGAGGGCATATGGCACAGAGTTTATGTTTAAGAAGCAAACAGGGAAACTGACAGGTTGGGTTAGCTATACTTTGAGTAAATCTGAAAGAAAAATCAAGGGTATTAATAACAATCAATGGTACAATGCAACACAAGACAGGACGCATGATATATCTGTAGTTGGTATTTGTCAGTTGAATGAAAAATGGACGCTTAGTGGAAACTTTGTTTTCTATACCGGTAATGCAGTAACATTTCCATCAGGCAAGTATCAAGTGAATGGACAAACGGTATATTATTATAACAGCAGGAATGCTGATAGAATGCCCAATTATCATCGTTTGGACTTTGGTGCAACATGGCACTTGAAGAAAACCAAAAAATGGACTAAAGAACTGGTATTTAGTTTATACAATGTGTATGGAAGGGAGAATGCATTTACTGTAAACTTTAAGGATAACAAAGACAAACCTAATGTTACAGACATTATGCAGACAAGCTTGTTTCGGTGGGTGCCATCAATCTCCTACAATTTTAAATTTTAACTCATTAATGATAGGGAAATGAAAAGAATATCTTCAATCTTTTGTGTAGCGTTAATTGGTTGTTTATTGCAAGGCTGTGAAAAGAAAATCGACTTGGAACTCAAAACAACGACTCCAATTATAGTGGTTGACGGAAGAGTAACGAATAGCTCATCGGAAGGTAGTGTTGTTGCATTGTCTTACACAAAAACTGTTAAGTCAGATAATAGTATTGTGCCGTTAACTGGTGCAACAGTAACCATTCAGGAAGGTAATGGGACTGTTTATTCTTTGCCTGAGGTGTCAAATGGGGTTTATCGAAATGCAAGTTTGACAGGCATTGTTGGTAAAACGTATCATCTTACTGTTGTAGCTAACGGCCAGACACTTACCTCTAGTTCAACAATGCCAACAATGGTAGCATTTGACTCTCTTGTGGCTGAAGACTTTCCTGGATTCGGCAAAACCATTAAAGTGGTGACACCATTTTACAATGATCCACCTGGCTATGGCAATCAGTACAATTTATCTATCATTAAGAATGGGAAATTGATTAAAGATGTGTTTGCTTACGATGATTTATTTATTGATGGGAAAAAGGCAACCTTTCCGTTGATATACTCAAGGAAGGCAGATGAGTTTAAAAAAGGCGATCTTATTGAAGTTGTAATGAATTGCATTGACCATGCCAATTATAAATAC
The Phnomibacter ginsenosidimutans genome window above contains:
- a CDS encoding TonB-dependent receptor, whose protein sequence is MKQIFIAVLSICFTITVNGQKNFTLSGNIRSKSSGESIIGASIRVLNSNHGTSSNEYGFYSISLAPATYEIVFSALGKMSDTVSISLSGNIEKNIILSDATYELASVVVTGKKSFERNIGGSQVGLEKLSVQDAKNIPVIFGEKDLLKTIQLLPGIKTAGDGNSGIFVRGGSTDQNQIILDEANIYNAAHLFGFFSTFNSDAIKDVSVYKGGMPAQYGGRLSSVLDVRMNDGNNQKTSVSGSIGLISAKLNIEGPLQKNKSSFLITGRRTYADMFLKLDDQYKNNQLYFYDLNAKLNYELGKKDKLYLSGYFGKDLLGLNEQFTTNWGNGTGTLRWNHIINSRMFLNTSLIFSNYNYEFKVKNGTNDIRIFSQIRDWNLKQDYQYSINNKNNFRFGWSVIYHIIRPGEITSNATSSINDKIQDKRYSCENAVYASNVFKPHKNLNITIGSRFSAFSVLGGGNFFNIDENGAITDTLTYARDEAVKKYYNLEPRVSIGYLLSPSHSIKAAYTRNAQYMHQITNSNGTNPLDKWASTSNIIKPQISNQYSLGYYSNVFNRRYEFTAEVYYKDMENILDYRNGADLFLNETVETQLLFGKGRAYGTEFMFKKQTGKLTGWVSYTLSKSERKIKGINNNQWYNATQDRTHDISVVGICQLNEKWTLSGNFVFYTGNAVTFPSGKYQVNGQTVYYYNSRNADRMPNYHRLDFGATWHLKKTKKWTKELVFSLYNVYGRENAFTVNFKDNKDKPNVTDIMQTSLFRWVPSISYNFKF
- a CDS encoding DUF4249 family protein, giving the protein MKRISSIFCVALIGCLLQGCEKKIDLELKTTTPIIVVDGRVTNSSSEGSVVALSYTKTVKSDNSIVPLTGATVTIQEGNGTVYSLPEVSNGVYRNASLTGIVGKTYHLTVVANGQTLTSSSTMPTMVAFDSLVAEDFPGFGKTIKVVTPFYNDPPGYGNQYNLSIIKNGKLIKDVFAYDDLFIDGKKATFPLIYSRKADEFKKGDLIEVVMNCIDHANYKYWFSFSQSSTGSPQAVPDNPISNINGRAIGVFGAVTFQKRSIVIQ